The genome window CCGCCGATGAGGCCATCAGCCCTTCGGCCATCTCTACGGTTTCAATGTCGAACTCGCCCGTTAGGATGCTCTCGCTGGTCAGGTCTATCATGGTGTTCAGAGCTTCCTCCAGGTTCTCAACCTTGCCCATCGCCTTCTCGAACTCGACCTGCATCTTCGCCACGTCCTCCGCTCCGGGACCTTCCGCAATGCTCCTGACAACGTCCTTGCTGAACTGGATGAAGTCCGCGGAAACCTTGACGAGCTCCCTCTGAATCTCGGCCTCCTCCATGAGAAGGAGCAGGCGCTTCGCCTGCTTTATCCTCTCCTCAAGGGAGAGGTACTTCATGGCACTCCTCTTGAGGAGCGCTTCATCGCCGAGCTTCGCCGCTTCCTTCCCCTGAAGGAAGATTTTACGCTTCAAGTTTTCGAGATTGGTAATGTAGTGCTTCAGCGCCATCTTCGCCTTCCTCATGCGTATCTTCCGCTCTATCTCCTTCTCCTCCTTCGACTTCCACAGCTTAACCATGATCGTCACACCTCCCTAAACACAACAACGGTTACGTTGTCCTCGGTAACCTTCAAAGCTTCCCCAATCAGCGCCTCCACGGTCGCTTTGGGGCTGGATTCCAGGGTGAGCTTTTCTATAGTCCCGTCATCCAGGTAATCATGAAGCCCGTCTGAGCTGAGAATCAGAACGTCCCCCGTTCTCATTTCCCACACGTAGGTGTCGACCTCAGGGTCAACGCCGAGGGCCTTTGTAACAACGTGCCTCATGGGGTGCCTTTTAACTTCCTCCTCGCCGATGACTCCCCTCTCAAGAAGCCCCTGAACCACCGAATGATCCCTCGTCCTTGCAATGATCTTTCCGTCCCGCACCAGGTAAGCCCTGCTGTCGCCGGTGTTCGCTATCAAAGCTTTTCCGTTCCTTACAAAGGTACTCACAAGGGTAGTCCCCATTCTTCCAGGGGCTTTTGAGGCATCCAGTATTCTGCGGTGGGCAGTCTCGTAGGCCATCAGGAGAAGCCTTTCAACGTCCGTCTCGCCCAGTTCTTGGCGGTAGTTCTCCTCAAAGACCTCGCTTAAGGTTTCAACCGCGGTTCGCGCCGCAAGCTCGCCTGCACTGTGCCCGCCCAGCCCATCGGCAACCGCGAGAAGGTAACCGTCCCCGAGGGGCAGGACGAGGAATGCATCCTCGTTTTTTTCCCTGCCCCCCGGATGGGAAATTCCCCAGACCCTGCCTTCAACACCACAGGAGATGCCTCCCCCGCTCATCCGCCGAACTCCTCCGCCCATTTTTCGTAGCGCTCGATGTCTTTCTTTGTCAGAGGGCTCTTTATCTTCCTGAAAGCCTCCTCGAAGTCCCTCATCCCAAGCGGCCTGGTTCTGAGGGAGCGCTTCCTCAGCTCCTCAAGCGGAAGGCTGGCCAGCTTGTGGAGATCCCTGTTTTCCTCGCGTATCATGTTCCACACGGCCTCCTGGCAGAGGTTCCTGATGTCCCTGCCAGAGTACAGTCGCCTCACGCTCTCCTCCGCTATCGCGTCGAGGTCGAGCCTTGATATGTCCAGGCCTTTGGTGTGGATTCTTATGATGGACTTGGTCGCCTCTTTATCGGGAAGGGGGACGTAAATCCTCTTGGGGAAGCGCGAAAGGATGGCTTCGTCCAGATCCCAGGGAGTGTTGGTCGCCGCCAGCGTGAGAACGAGCTTATCACTCTCCCCTTCGTGAAAGCCCTCAAGCTCGGTGAGAAGCGTTGAGAGCATCCTCCGGGTAGCTTCGCTCGTATCGTTGGAGCGCCTCGTGGTGAGCGCGTCTATCTCATCAAGGAAAACTATGCTTGGTGCCTTTTCTCTCGCAACCTCATAAAGGGCCGAGATAATCTTGCTTGACTCTCCAAAGTACTTGCTCAGCACGCTCGAAGCCTTGACGTTGAAGAAGGCCGCGTTTAGGCTCCCAGCCGCAGCTGAAGCTAACAGGGTCTTTCCGGTTCCCGGAGGCCCGAAGAGCAGGATTCCCTTCCACGGCTGAACAGCGGCGGGCTTTCTCAGGGCAGATATAACCACGGTCTCCATCACGAGCATCTTAACGTTGCTGAGACCGCCGATATCGTCCCAGGTGATGGTTGATTTTGCCATGAGGCCGAGCACGTACTCCCTGAACTGGTCATCTTCATCTTCCTCAGGCCGGGCTTTCCTGCCTTCAGCGCTCACCACCGCCTTTCTGCCGTATTCGCCCCGCTCTATCTGCCCGGCCACCTCCTCCCACTTTCTCGCCTTCCTGAGGTACAGCTCCCCGTTGTAGGGAACGTGACGGGCAAGCTCCCTCAGGAGTGAGGCACATCTCAGGGCGCTCCTCCTCGCCGTTTCCATATCCTCCGCGGAAACTGCTTTTTCGAACTGCTTCTTTGTCCGCTCAAACTCGCTCAGCAGGGGACCCGACAGGTCAACCGGCATTCTCACACCTCCCCAAATCCAAGCTGTATCTTGTGAACTATTATCTCGGCCTTCTCGACCAGCTCCTCCGGAACGTCAAGGCCGTTTTCAAGGCGGAGCCTGAGCTGCTCCCTCAAACCCAATAACTCGTCCCTCACCTCTCCCCTGGCATAATGGAAGAGGTCGTCGGCATACTTGAGCGCGTTAACCAGGTCGTTGAGCTTCAGGTACAGGAGAAACAGCTCGCCGGCGTAGTACGCGCTCCGGGACAGGTCGTTGAGCGAGACGCTCTTGCTGAGGTTCTCGCGGTAGTTCATCCCAAGGAACTCGGCTATATCCTTCTGGAGCTCCGCAACGCTCTGGTAGCGCTCCTCCTTGTTCTTCGCCAGACACTTCATTACGATGGGCTCGAGGGGCTTGGCCTCTGGATTGAGCCGGCTTGGTGGGACCGGCTCCTCAAAGGTTATCTTCGAGGCAACCTCCACAAAGTCCTCTCCCTCGAAGGGCGGCCTTCCTGTGAGGAGCTCATATAGAACCGCCCCTATCTGCCAGACGTCGGTTCTTTCATCGGTTCCTCCAAAGCGGGAGCTTATCTGCTCGGGGGCGGCGTAGAGAGGGGTGAAGCTGACCGTGTGGGTTGTCCTGCTCTCCTTGAGGAGCTTGCTCAGCCCCCAGTCGCTCACCTTCGCCCGGCTGTTCCTCAGGAGTATGTTGCTCGGTTTGAGGTCGCGATGGATTACGCCCTTGGAATGGGCGTACTTCAGCCCCTCGGCAACGTCGAAGATTATTCTGGCGGCCTTTTCAGGGCTCACGGGCTTTCGAAGCTTTCCAAGGCTCGTCTCGCAGTATTCCATCTCAAGGTACGGAACCGGGAAGATGTTGTAGTCATAGAGTTCAACTATGTTGGGATGGTTGAGGAGCGACCAGTTCCTGACCTCTCTGAGGAACGCCTTACCTCCCTCTTCAGTCAGACTGAGCGGAACTTTGAGGGCAACCACACTTCCATCGTGCTTCTCCGCCCGGTAGACCCGCGCAAAGCCGCCCTCACCGATGGGTTCAACCTTCCTATACCTTGCGAACAGCTCCTCCAGCAGCGACTTGGGGGAAGCGGGAGCGGAACCCTCAACCGGAACCTGAACGGGTTTTTTCCGCTCCCTTGGTCTTTCAAGAACCTCGGCTCTGACCTTCACCTTTGCACTCACCGCACCGGAGCGGACGGTTATCCTGGCGCTTACCTTCCCGGGATTTCTGGGAACGGCCCTCAGCGTCTGAGAGACGTATTCGCCCGGCCTCACGTTCCTGAAGTAGACCCTCGTTGAACTGAGCTCGAAGTACCTTGCCAGGTCTCCCAGGTCAACCTCAACGTTTATCGTTCCCCTGAGGAGATTCCTGAAGCCCACCTTGACCGGAACGTCCTCTCCAGCGTAGAGGCTGTGCGGAATCTCAACCACCAGGGACTTCCGGAGGAGCTCTTTCATGTCCTCCCTTGGAACGGGGGGAACAGGAGGGGCAGGTCCAGGGTAGCGGTATTTGTACCTCCTCTTGCTGGACTTTGAAACGTCCTTAAGCAGATGTTTTATCAGGCGTCCAAACCACATAACGACCACTATGAATATTATGAATCCCGCTCCACCTCCAAAGATGAAGGAGATGAGCACGACCACGATGAAGAGCTTCACAAGGCTCTCCGCGATGTCATCGTCAAACCAGTGCCACATGTGCACGGCTATCCCTCCATCCGCGCTAATTTCCACAGTCCCGGGCTCTCCTTAATCCTTTTTGATTCCAATTTGGAATATCCTCCGAGCGGAATTTGGAGATATGACAAGTTTTTGAGAGAGAATTTGGACAAAATGAAAGTCACTCAAGCTCCGCCTCCTCCTTCCGCTCCTTCGTCACTTTCTCGGCTGCAGCCCTCGGCTCAAGCTCGCCCTCCTTAACGGCCTGTATCGTCCTCATAATCTCCTGCAGCTCTTCATCCTCCTCAAACTCAATTCCAGCCCCGAGGGCCTGGTCGGTATAGCCGAGCATGGTGTTGAGGTTTTCGTTGAGGTTCCGGGCGTCGAGCTGCATGCTGACGAGGTGTTTCTCAAGCTCCTCCGGGGACATTTTCCTGAGAAGTTCCCAGGTGGGGGTTCCTTTCAGTATGGCCTCGTTCTCCTTGATTATCAGGAGATTGGCCACGAGCATGAGTTGCTTGTTGAGTTGGGCGTGGGTGTTCTGGAGGCTCTGCTTCTTCCTGTTCAGGGTTTTAATCTTGGTCGCTATGGTGAGCTCCTCGCTTTTGCTCCTCGCTTCCTTTGCCCTCTGGAACAGCGCCGCTATCTGGGCGTCAATCTCGGCTATCTCGTCCTCTATCTTCCGTATCTGCATGTCGAGTTTTACCTGGTTCTCCCTGAGCTGGTCAATCGGTATGTCCAGGGGGTTCTTCCTCCCGAAAAATCTGGAAAGGAACCCCATCACAGCTCCTCCTCCGTCTCTTTTTCAAGTTTGGGCGAGGCTATCTCGCTGGCGACCTGTTCAATGTCCGCTTCGCCGGTCTCGACTCTGGCCCAGGCCTCCATGAGCTCCCTCTCGGTCTGGTCTTCCGTTCCCTCAAACTCGGCTATGTCCATCTCGAAGACCCTGTTCAGGCTCTCAACCATCTCGTCGAACTCCCTTCCGTCGAGGGTCACCTTCACGAGCACGCTTTCCAGCTGCTCCGGCTCGACTTTGGAGAGCTTGTCCCACAGGCCTATCTTCCTTAGCTCCTTCTCATACTTCTTGACGACTATCAGGTTCTTGACGAAGGTGTACTGCTTCTGTGCCGTCGTGAAGTCCCTCAGCCTGAGCTTCTGCTCCATGTCGAGGCTTTTGATCTCCTGGGCGAGCATCTTCTTCTTGAGCACGTCCGCCCCGATGCCCTCCTGGAAGAGCTGCTTCTTTTTCTTCTCTATGCGCTCTATCTCCTTCTTCGTCCTCTCAAGCCTGTTCCTGAGGCGTATCTCTTCCTCCTGAAGCTCCCTGAGGGAGAGCTTTTCGATTGGGTTCTTCCTAAACCTGTCAAGTATTCCCATCTCAACCACCTCACTTCCGTATCAACACGAGTCCGAATCCATCTATGTATTTCACCAGATTGCCGTCGCGGCCGATTTCATAGAACGCCCGCCTCACGTATTCCTCATCACCGCAGTCGAGGCACTCGCTGAGAGGCAGATAGTCCCTGCCCTCAAGCTTTTTCCTCACGCAGTCCCTGACCTTCGCGTACATCTCCTCATCAAGCTCAAGGCGCACCAGCGGAGCGAGTGCCTTGGCGTAGCGGTCGTTGGGGTTGTGAATTATCTCGCCGCTCTCTGTATCGAGGAGTATCAGCGAGACGTTCTCCGAGTAGAAGTTCCTGTGGAAGTCCTCCGATGAGACGTATTTTCTCACCCTCTCCTCGAAGCCGAGGGGAGAGGCTATAACGAGAACCGTCCTAGTGTTGTCCTTCGAGTCCCTCGCATCGATGAGGTGCACGTTGATCTCCGCCAGACTCAGGGGATCCGTGTCGAGGCCGAGCTCCGCCAGCCTTTCAACCCTCGTCAGGTAAATTCCCCTAACGAGTATCCGCTCCTTCCTTCCGAGAAGCTTCTTCTCCTTCAGGGTTATCTCAACGTACCTGTTTTCCGGCAGGTTCTTGAGGGACTTCTCGTCAAGCTTTCCAGCAAATCTTGATGTGTCCTCACCCTTCCTCTCCTCTAGGCTCTCAACGGAGTAGGTTTTGCCAAGGAGCCGCACTTCCCTTGCGAATTTGCTCTTCATCCTGCCCACGAAGTTCAGCTCCCCTATCCTTGCCTCGTCCCTGAGAACCAGGCGGGAGCCCTTCTCAACCTTGCCCGACATCGCGAGGATTTCCTCTATCCTGCCCTTCAGCAGGCTCTCCTTCTCCGACAGCTCAAGCTCCCTTTTCCTGAGCTCCATCTCCCTGGATTTCAGCTCAAGCTCTCTCCTCCTGAGCTTCTCCTCAAGGAGCCTCGCCTCGCGCAGAGCCTCCTCCCTGGCGCGGGTCAGCTCCTCCTCCAGCTTTCTCCTCAGCTCCTCGTCCCTGAGCTCAAGTAGCCTCTTCTCAAGCTCGGCCTTTTCCCTCTCGAACCTCTCCACGAGCTCCTCCCTTTCCCTGCGGAGCCTCTCAATCTCCTCAAGGCTCGATGACCGGAGTTCCGCCTCAAGCCTCTCGCGCTCTCCCTCGAAGAACGCCACCATTTCGGCTATTCTCTTTTTCAGCCCGCGAACCTTTGCCTCGTAGCTCTCCCTGACAGCTTCAACTTCCTCCGCCTTTTCCCGCTCCCACTCTTCCATGAGCGTTCTGAACCAGCCGTATTTGCTCGCCTCGTTTATCGCCGCATCTACCTTCTCGCGGTAGCCCTTCCACGTTCTCTTCAGATAGTATCTGAGAGGAAGCTTTATCTCCGGGTCTTCGAGCTGCTCCTCTATCCACCTGTCCATACCGAGGTAGTAAGTTTTGAGGAGCTGAACCATCTCCGGCTCCCTGCGGTAGAGCTTTTCAAGTACGTCCTCCCTCGTCGTGATCTCAAAGACGTTGTACTTCAGTATCTCATCTATCACGCCTATCTCACGTTCTGAGAAGCGCTTTTCTGCAGGTGGGAAGTCCTCGCCCTTCTTCCGGAAGCTCCACGCCAGTATCGCCAGAGATGCCTCGAACTTTGACCTGAATGCCGTGTCGAGGTCCCTCAGAAAGTCCCCGCATTCGCCTTCGAGATAGCGCGAGTACGAGTCGAGAATCCTCTCCCACAGGTTCCTCCGGGTCTCGAAGTCCTCAACGGTCACGTCCCTGCCCTGCCTCAGAATCCTCTCCGCCGGCCGGAGCAGGTTCTTCACACATTCCGAGTTTCCCTCGTTGAACACCACCATGCTATCACCTCACAGCAGAAGGGAGAGCTCCTTCTCCAGCTTTCTGGCCAAGTCGTCAACCGCGGTGCCGTAGCCTTCAATGCCGATGACAACCCTCGTTCCCTCTCCGGTCTCCTCAACGGAGGCCTCTATCTCCATCCTGCCCTTTTTGGTGTACGCCCGGTACCTCGAAACGTTCCCCTCAGAGGAGACGTAGTAAGCTCCAAATTTTGAGAGGACATATTTCAGCAGCTTCTGAACGACTATGGGCTCTTCCCCGGCCAGATACTCAAGCTCCCTCCTGTTGGGGGCAACCTTCGAGCCTATGTCCTCCGGCTCCACCCGGTACACCCTTACCTTTCCCTCCGTTGGGGGATCGAGCTTTGAGAGAAGCTCCTCCGCAAAACTCTCAACGTCGCTGGCCTCTATTATGAAGGATATCCCCCTAACCTTGGAAATTCTGGCACGGTTTGACCACTTATCCAGCAGGTATTCAACGCGCTTTCGCTCGGCGTCGTTTTCATAACCCACTATGAACAGATGCGGCATGACGGTTCACCCCTAATCTCTACTCACTTACGCTATGCTGGGGTTTTGGAGTATATAATGTTTTCGGCAATTTGGAGAAAAGATGAACATGTCCAAATTTTCCATTTTGTAAAATTTGGAAGAAGAGAGATCAAGTCCTCTCGATGACGTCCTTCAAAATGCCCTCAACTTCACCGGCGACCTTTAGCAGCTCGTCGTTTCCGGTTATGCTCATGGCCTTCGTTGGAAGCAAAAGCCCCACATAGGTCTTTCCATCCTTTACGTAGACCACTATGTTGCACGGAAGGAACGAACCGCTGTTGATGTCGATGCCTATGAGCTGGCTTGAGAACTTCGGGTTGCAGGCGCCCAGTATTACGTACGGCTCCATCTCAAGATCGAGCTTTTCCTTGAAGAGCGTGTCAACCCTGACCTCGCTGAGGACTCCGAAGCCCTCCTTCTTCAGCTCTTCCTTGACCTTTGCCACCGTCTCGTCAAAGCCGGTCTTAACCTCCCGGACGTAGGCATACTCCTTATGGGACTCCTCCATTTCCTTCATCCCGTGCATGCCGTGGTGGCCTTTGCCCATCCCCTTGCCGTGGCCCTTGCAGCCTCCTCCTTTCTTTCCCTTACCTTTCATCCCGGCCATTTTGCCGTGCATCACCTTCATGCCGCCCTTCATCTTTTCCATCTCTCCGGTTTCACCGTTCATGTCAAATCACCTTTTTCTTTTGTCAATGTCTTTTTAATTTGAAGCGTTAATAGGGTTATTATGAGCAAAATGGTAATTAAAAGCCCCAAAAATTTCCAATATTGAAGGGTACCTATCTCAATGCATTATAAAGTGCCTTCAAAAGAAGAACGATGGCGATTCCAGAGGTGGCCAGTGCCACAGGAACGTTGGCCTCAAACCACAGGTTCCTCAGAGCGGAGTATACCGGAAGGGCAGCGGCCGGCATCAGCAGGGGTATGAAATATCCGCTCCTCTTTATTCCCCCATAGCTGGAGAAAAAGTTCTCCCCCCTGAGCCTCCGCAGGGCATAGAGGGCAACCCCTATGAGGGGCGGGAGAACGAGGAGTGAAAACGGAACGGCCAGAACTGTAAAGACTCCAAAAAACAGCAGAACGGCGGTAAAGCCCCGATTTCCAACCTCCCGGGTTCAAAGCTTCCAGGGGGACGAGGCATGGAGGACTGCGTATGCAGCCACCAAAAGGAGAGTCGAGAGAAACGCATAGATCGCAAAATCTCCAGGGCTCACCGCGTAGCCGTCCTCAAGCTTCCAGTAGGAAGCCCAGAATCCCCAGAAAGCGCCAATGAAAACAAAAAGCATCGAGACTTTCTTGACACTCCAATCGCTCAGAGCCTCTCCCGCAAAGTAAAGGCCAATCAGTACAGATATCAAGGCGTGCCACGCCAGCGGCGTCCAGATGAGCTGGAAGGGAAAATCCGTGTAAACGGTCTGAACAACGACGCCCTCAACGAGCCAGCCAAAGACCGCCCCCACGAGGAAAACTGAGTAAACGTCCCTGCTCTAAAGTAGTTCGCCATGAGGAGCACGAAGAAGGCCAGAACTGAGTAGACGAGCCACGTCATCACGAACCCGGATGGAGTATCCTCCGGCCTCCACCTGGCCCAAAACATCATCTCGGATGTAGAAGAAGAGGATGTAGCCCAGGGAAAGCGTGGAGAGGAGCCTTCTGAGTACCTTCACTTTGGCCGTCATAAGCGCACCGCTCCCGAAAAAGCATTATATAACCTCCCTCATAAAAGTAACCATGACGGAGATGGTTCTCAAGGCCGGCGAAGGAAAGAAAACCGAAGCCGAGCACTTCGCGGGGCTCATGGAGATTTCGGCTCCCGAGTACTTTCCGGCCCTGCTCGGGCCAAGGTTCTCTGAGATGTTCAAAACGCTCTTCCTCGAAAAAGAAAACCTCTTCAGCCACGAGCACGTGATTTTTGCGGTCTATGAGAACCGCATAGCAGGAATGCTCCTGGGCTACGACTGGAAGGTCAAGGAAAGGGAGGAAAAGAGAACCGGCTGGCTGATGCTGAAAACCCTCGGCTTCGACTTTCTAAGGCAGCTTCCAGCTTTCATAAGCGCCGCTTCCGGTTCAGGGAAGCTTGAGGAAGGGGACTATTACATCAGCAACGTCGCCGTTTACCCGGAATTCCGCGGAAAGGGCATCGGAAAGGCCCTCATGCTGAAGGCCGAAGAACTCGCCGAACAAAGCGGGGCGAGGAGAGTCGCACTGGACGTTGAAAAGGACAACGAGAACGCGATAAGGATATACAAACGGCTCGGCTACTCCGTTGAGAGAGAGCACTCCATCGAGCTCGGAGGGAGGAGGTACAGGTTCTACAGGATGACAAAACCACTGGAGAAAATAGAGTAGAGACGTGGATGACCGTTATTGTTCAAGACATTACGACCGAGTGTTTCTGACTAAAGACGGCGATCTTTGACTCCTTTTATAGTAGTAACATTTATGGGCATGCCAATCCTACACTTGATGACAATGTTCAGTAAGGTGATGCCATGCGAATGAGAATTATGGCCATATCACTAATTGTAATAGTGATAATGACCACCATTGGGACGGCCGCTTCAGAGTTCCTGAGCGTGGAGCAGGTTCCAGTTCAGGGAAGCGCGAAGGCCTTCATCTTTCAGCCCTCCACCGACGGGGACGTTAAGCTTCTAAAGCAGGGCCGCATCGCCGGTATCCTCACGTTCAGGAGCGAAAACAGGGCCTGGGAAAGATTGAATACCAACAACCTGCATTCCGTTCCCACCCCGCTGATCGTGTACTTCACGAAGGATGGGAAAGTTGGCGTTAAGAGCATCGTCCCTGGCAGGAAGCTGGTTCTGGAGGGAATGTTTTCGATCGAGGACGTTGCCGGGCTATCGGGGCGGCCGGATCTTGACCTTCCACTGAGCGCCAGGATACGGTACAAGGTTCGCTCGCTGCTTGGAACTTCCTCATGTCCGCGGGGATACGAGGAACTGAACGCCAGGTACTGCATCATCGAAAACTGGGAGTACCTGAAGGACTCTTACTACGCCGACTCAAGGACCTTCGTTGAGTGGGTTCCGTTTATGGGACTTAAAGTCCGGACGGAAGGGGGCAAGAAAATTGAAAGAATTGGAACATCGTGGGGAATACAGCTGACAACCTCAACGAGAGCCGTGTGGAGCCTCAGCGTTGATGGAATTCCCGTTTTCGATTTCGGCTCATCATACTCCGGTTCAACATTGAAAGTCAGCTACGCTCCTGAACCCGATGTACAGACTGAGAATGGCTACCTCGATAGATACCTCAACCTTCCGCTGAAGTACGTAGTTGCGATATATAACATTCCTGTCTATGACAAATGGAGAAAACAGTACGCAAGTATTCCAATAGCTGGAGTGTATCCTATTGAGGTCATAATGAGCGGCTTTCATGAGGTAACAGAACGTGACTTGAACAGGAATAAGATCCTTACCGACTACCTTTTGAGTTCACAATTCCCTACAGTTAATACAGGATCAAAAGTAAAAGTCTTCAGAACTACCAGTTACGGCACGTACGACAACATAGTTTTTGAATTCCGAGGTAGTTCCAACCATAAGTTCTACTCTGTTCCGTTAGGCGGCTCTGCCGCCAGCTGGCTGTGGAGCAAACTTCCAGGCGCCGGTGCACTCTCGATAACGTTCAGTTACTCCAATACATCCCAGTCCGTTGTGACGTACGGAATTAGAGTCATGAACGCCCCTCCAAACCAGCTGTATTATGCGACGGTATTAAAAAGGGACATCGAACTCACCAAGGACAACGTTGAGCTGGCGATGTACTTTACCACCATTGATGACGGCACGGATTCTATGCCGCCATGCTTTGGAAACGTGTGCCCAAGTTCCACGAACGAAAGGAAGACAGACAACTAAATCCCAATTTTGCCTCTTCATTTCTCCCGAACGCTGGAAGATAAATAAAAAAGTGATCTTCACCTCAGAATCCTCATCGCGTTGAAGACCGCTATCAAGGCCACGCCGACGTCGGCAAAGACAGCCTCCCACATCGTAGCCTCTCCGAGAATTCCGAGGCCGATAAAGGCGAGCTTAACGCCGAGGGCGAAGACTATGTTCTGCCATACTATCCGCTGGGTCTTTCTGGCTATCCTGATGCCCCGGGGAAGCTTCGAGGGCTTGTCGTCCATTATGACAACGTCTGCCGTTTCTATGGCA of Thermococcus sp. JdF3 contains these proteins:
- a CDS encoding DUF302 domain-containing protein is translated as MNGETGEMEKMKGGMKVMHGKMAGMKGKGKKGGGCKGHGKGMGKGHHGMHGMKEMEESHKEYAYVREVKTGFDETVAKVKEELKKEGFGVLSEVRVDTLFKEKLDLEMEPYVILGACNPKFSSQLIGIDINSGSFLPCNIVVYVKDGKTYVGLLLPTKAMSITGNDELLKVAGEVEGILKDVIERT
- a CDS encoding N-acetyltransferase codes for the protein MTEMVLKAGEGKKTEAEHFAGLMEISAPEYFPALLGPRFSEMFKTLFLEKENLFSHEHVIFAVYENRIAGMLLGYDWKVKEREEKRTGWLMLKTLGFDFLRQLPAFISAASGSGKLEEGDYYISNVAVYPEFRGKGIGKALMLKAEELAEQSGARRVALDVEKDNENAIRIYKRLGYSVEREHSIELGGRRYRFYRMTKPLEKIE
- a CDS encoding PP2C family serine/threonine-protein phosphatase encodes the protein MSGGGISCGVEGRVWGISHPGGREKNEDAFLVLPLGDGYLLAVADGLGGHSAGELAARTAVETLSEVFEENYRQELGETDVERLLLMAYETAHRRILDASKAPGRMGTTLVSTFVRNGKALIANTGDSRAYLVRDGKIIARTRDHSVVQGLLERGVIGEEEVKRHPMRHVVTKALGVDPEVDTYVWEMRTGDVLILSSDGLHDYLDDGTIEKLTLESSPKATVEALIGEALKVTEDNVTVVVFREV
- a CDS encoding 26S protease regulatory subunit gives rise to the protein MPVDLSGPLLSEFERTKKQFEKAVSAEDMETARRSALRCASLLRELARHVPYNGELYLRKARKWEEVAGQIERGEYGRKAVVSAEGRKARPEEDEDDQFREYVLGLMAKSTITWDDIGGLSNVKMLVMETVVISALRKPAAVQPWKGILLFGPPGTGKTLLASAAAGSLNAAFFNVKASSVLSKYFGESSKIISALYEVAREKAPSIVFLDEIDALTTRRSNDTSEATRRMLSTLLTELEGFHEGESDKLVLTLAATNTPWDLDEAILSRFPKRIYVPLPDKEATKSIIRIHTKGLDISRLDLDAIAEESVRRLYSGRDIRNLCQEAVWNMIREENRDLHKLASLPLEELRKRSLRTRPLGMRDFEEAFRKIKSPLTKKDIERYEKWAEEFGG
- a CDS encoding protein kinase; translated protein: MEISADGGIAVHMWHWFDDDIAESLVKLFIVVVLISFIFGGGAGFIIFIVVVMWFGRLIKHLLKDVSKSSKRRYKYRYPGPAPPVPPVPREDMKELLRKSLVVEIPHSLYAGEDVPVKVGFRNLLRGTINVEVDLGDLARYFELSSTRVYFRNVRPGEYVSQTLRAVPRNPGKVSARITVRSGAVSAKVKVRAEVLERPRERKKPVQVPVEGSAPASPKSLLEELFARYRKVEPIGEGGFARVYRAEKHDGSVVALKVPLSLTEEGGKAFLREVRNWSLLNHPNIVELYDYNIFPVPYLEMEYCETSLGKLRKPVSPEKAARIIFDVAEGLKYAHSKGVIHRDLKPSNILLRNSRAKVSDWGLSKLLKESRTTHTVSFTPLYAAPEQISSRFGGTDERTDVWQIGAVLYELLTGRPPFEGEDFVEVASKITFEEPVPPSRLNPEAKPLEPIVMKCLAKNKEERYQSVAELQKDIAEFLGMNYRENLSKSVSLNDLSRSAYYAGELFLLYLKLNDLVNALKYADDLFHYARGEVRDELLGLREQLRLRLENGLDVPEELVEKAEIIVHKIQLGFGEV
- a CDS encoding chromosome assembly protein, with protein sequence MGILDRFRKNPIEKLSLRELQEEEIRLRNRLERTKKEIERIEKKKKQLFQEGIGADVLKKKMLAQEIKSLDMEQKLRLRDFTTAQKQYTFVKNLIVVKKYEKELRKIGLWDKLSKVEPEQLESVLVKVTLDGREFDEMVESLNRVFEMDIAEFEGTEDQTERELMEAWARVETGEADIEQVASEIASPKLEKETEEEL